From the Pseudomonas putida genome, one window contains:
- a CDS encoding phosphotransferase system, HPr-related protein — translation MNRPDDPKAYTPTEIDDTEDRMGSVRELDFSDRNDEREGRVGDERPAAEVAQEFPPRRVAESGMTGGEALSDSLHEDNVTYDDLSPDTLLDETGARDPHEPGDGGPADQALRHVDADEIGGGIGLDEAELARSAPLDGEPWTDDVIEDDEGNTR, via the coding sequence ATGAACCGACCCGACGATCCCAAGGCCTACACACCCACCGAAATCGACGACACCGAAGACCGCATGGGCAGTGTCCGTGAACTGGACTTCAGCGACCGAAACGACGAGCGCGAAGGCCGTGTCGGCGATGAACGGCCAGCCGCTGAGGTGGCCCAGGAATTCCCGCCGCGGCGCGTTGCCGAAAGCGGCATGACCGGCGGCGAAGCCCTGAGCGACAGCCTGCATGAGGACAACGTGACCTACGACGACCTCAGCCCCGACACGCTGCTGGACGAAACCGGCGCCCGCGACCCGCATGAACCTGGCGACGGAGGGCCGGCAGACCAGGCCCTGCGCCATGTGGATGCCGACGAGATTGGCGGCGGCATCGGTCTGGATGAGGCAGAACTTGCACGTTCTGCACCACTGGATGGCGAGCCATGGACAGATGATGTCATCGAAGACGACGAGGGGAACACACGATGA
- a CDS encoding metallothionein, whose product MNEQRCACNHCSCTVDANAVQQGGKAYCCEACASGHRNGEPCRMADCKCGETVQPKESNVDNALDETFPASDPISP is encoded by the coding sequence ATGAACGAGCAACGTTGTGCCTGTAATCATTGCAGCTGTACCGTCGATGCCAATGCCGTGCAGCAGGGTGGCAAGGCCTACTGCTGCGAGGCCTGCGCCAGCGGGCACCGCAATGGCGAACCGTGCCGCATGGCCGACTGCAAGTGTGGAGAAACCGTGCAGCCCAAGGAAAGCAACGTGGACAATGCGCTGGACGAGACCTTCCCGGCCAGTGACCCTATCTCGCCCTGA